A genomic region of Miscanthus floridulus cultivar M001 chromosome 3, ASM1932011v1, whole genome shotgun sequence contains the following coding sequences:
- the LOC136545698 gene encoding CASP-like protein 1D1: MATVDVATPTAESGEGKQEPSPPAACRSSFSGADLALRALLFAVTLAGLVVLATAKQTALVPVPQIPGLLLSRPAKFNHSPALIYLLVALCVKCFYSLLTALTSLKLIISGSSPTKTLFLLVLLDVLYAAIMASATGSGGGVAWIGFKGNTHTNWNKICNIYGNFCRHIGSSIFLGLIASIILVLLTILNTHSLYRRSR; encoded by the exons ATGGCCACCGTGGACGTCGCCACGCCGACGGCGGAGTCCGGCGAGGGCAAGCAGGAGCCGTCCCCTCCGGCGGCGTGCAGAAGCAGCTTCTCCGGCGCCGACCTGGCGCTGAGGGCGCTCCTGTTCGCGGTGACGCTCGCGGGGCTCGTCGTGCTGGCCACCGCCAAGCAGACGGCGCTCGTCCCGGTCCCGCAGATCCCGGGGCTCCTCCTCTCCCGCCCCGCCAAGTTCAACCACTCGCCGGCGCTCAT ATATCTGCTGGTGGCGCTGTGCGTGAAGTGCTTCTACAGCCTGCTGACGGCCCTCACCTCGCTCAagctcatcatctccggctcctcTCCCACCAAGACTCTCTTCCTCCTTGTTCTGCTCGATGTG TTATACGCAGCTATCATGGCTTCAGCGACCGGCTCAGGGGGTGGTGTAGCATGGATCGGGTTCAAGGGCAACACGCACACCAACTGGAACAAGATCTGCAACATCTACGGCAACTTCTGCCGTCACATTGGCAGCTCCATCTTCCtgggcctcatcgcctccatcaTCCTCGTCCTGCTCACCATCCTCAACACCCACTCCTTGTACCGCCGCAGTCGCTAA